The window GTACGTACTTAAAGCGTTTAACACGACCGAACGGTGTTGATTTCAACCCGGTCCCTTTTCAGGCATTTTctactaggtacctattgtttATTCGTTTTGTATGATTGCACAAATAATTCACAAACAACTTTCTCAAATTTCAGCCAAAGAACGGTGCACGAAACGAAAGGATGGGACTCGTTCCGAGAATTCCCGCCGAAGCAGGACAGTGGCTCCATGGAGAGCCAGAAATGTCTCGAGTTCACAGTGCGACTGCTCAAGATATTAGCTTACGCCGTCACGTTCGTGGTGGTGCTTGGCTCTGGGGTCATCGCCAAGGGGACGGTGCTGTTTATGACGTCACAGCTCAAGAAAGACAGGCGGCTCGCTTATTGTAATAGAAATTTAGGTAAGTTTCAGCGAAAACCTATATAGGCACTTAGTGCTTAGACAGTCATATGCctgtattcggatttcgagataatcacaagatctagagatcaacttgatctacattagatatcgacgtgacttggatatctaagtcataacatgtcgaaatcgttcaagaggacctccagaatcgcggaaacgtcaaatttgacatatctatcttacaaatatctttaaattatccatatcgtaacttgttgaagtctagtagaaatctaattcattttccgaatcgagccgatagtagTAAATCGGAAAACTGGCCAGATGTCTATCGGACCACTGAAACTTAGGGTTTAGTTAGAAAAAGGTTCCATCCATCGATATCGGTTATGGAACCTTTTTTAATGTTGCTAAGTTACTACATTAAAACACCACCATACGTTATTTTCCAGGTAGAGACAAGCAATTTATAGTAAGCCTTCCGGACGAAGAACGAGTGGCTTGGATGTGGGCGCTCCTTGCGGCGTTCGCTATCCCAGAAATAGGAACAGTCATTCGCGCCGTGAGGATATGTTTCTTCAAGTCTTCGAAACGACCGACGAGTGCACAGTTCATTGTGGTAAGTTCAACACGACCATGATAGCTAAAACTAAAGTTAAGTGCCATGTGGCGCCCAAAATTTACcgctatatgtaggtacctagacCTAGTTCGGAAACAATATGGAAATGGCTGGGTTCGTAATGGCTGTGGCATGGCATTTGTGTTAATTTTTGCGCATTTATCCTTATTAATGTGAAAGAGAAGACTTGTTTAAAATACTGCTTGCTTTCTTTTACAGGTGTTTGTTGCAGAGTCACTCCACACAATAGGTCTGGGGTTGTTATTCTTCAAGATACTTCCAGAGCTCGACGTCGTTAAAGGCGCTATGATAACCAATTGTCTCTGCATTATCCCCGCGATACTGGGCTTACTCTCAAGAAACTCGCGAGACTCGAAGCGGTTCATGAAAGTTATCGTCGACATGGCCGCTATTGTAGCACAAGTCACCGGGTTTATTGTGTGGCCTTTGTTGGAAAATAAGCCCGTGTTATGGCTGATACCGATCGCGTCTTTATGCATTTCCTTGGGATGGTGGGAGAACTACGTAACCAGACAGAGCCCCATTGGTAAGATACTCAAACTTATGTAACACACAAAACATTACTTACATTTCCAACAAGAagctaattttaattaattgtttCAGGTATAATCAAAAGTTTAGGCAGACTAAAAGAAGAGTTAAATCATTCAAGATATTTTACTTACCGGTTCATGTCCATATGGAAAATATTGCTGTTTTTGATGTGCATTCTGTTCAGCATATGGATGGAAGGAGACGATCCGGCGATGTTCTTCCAACTGTTCAATGCTGGATTTGGGCCACATAACATCGTGGTTGAAGAGGTATAACTGTATAGCATAGCACTATTTAGATGATTATAGCCCACGTCGGCAAACCACATAATATAAATACGTATATACTTACCATCGTAGGTGTGTTCTGCGGCTAAGGGTCTCAATGGAGCCTTATATTGTAATAAGTACAGGTATTTAAATATGGTTCGTAACTTACTCAATTTCGTCTCGTTTCAGATACAAATTCAAACGGGAGGCACGACGATTCCTGATCTGGTAAATGCCACACTGACCGGAGACTCGGTAGAAGTTGCAGCAGTTTACAAGTCTGCCTTCTACGTTCTGCTTATACAAATGTTCGCTGCCTACTTCTGTTACATTTTCGGAAAGTTCGCGTGTAAAATCCTCATTCAAGGCTTCAGTTATGCGTTTCCTATCAATCTAGTCATCCCGCTGGTAGTGAACTTCTTGATCGCTGCTTGTGGAATAAGGAATGGGGACAACTGTTTCTTCCACGGAACCATACCTGATTATCTGTTTTTTGAAAGCCCACCAGGTAACTTTAAGTCTTTACTTTGGACTTTGCAAATCTATGCTTTTTTGACcagtaaaaataatatattttacaaatatttacagTTTACACCCTAAGCGATTTTATTTCTCGCCAAATGGCTTGGGTGTGGTTATTATGGCTTCTATCGCAAACGTGGATAACGATACACATTTGGACCCCGAAGGCAGAGCGTTTGGCATCTACGGAGAAATTATTTGTCTTACCAATGTATAATGGACTGCTTATTGATCAAAGCATGGCGCTCAACAGAAAGAGGGATGACCATAAAGATGTAAAGACTGAGgtaaagtaataagtaaaataagtattcatcATCTCacccataagacgtccactgctgaacataggcctcccccttggacctccattcgtaccggttggaagccacccgcatccagcgtcttccggcggctttaacaaggtcgtccgtccatcttgtgggtggacgtcctacgctgggtttgctagtccgtggtctccactcgagcacttttcgaccccatcggccatcttctctgcgcgcaatgtggcctgcccattgccacttcagcttgctaatccggtgagctatatcggtgactttagttcgtctacggatctcctcatttctgattcgatcacgcagagaaactccgagcatagccctctccatagctcgttgagcgactttgaattttgagatgaggccgatagtgaaagaccacgtttcggagccgtaagtcatcgctggtaacacacattgattaaagactttcgtcttgaggcactgaggtatgtcggacgaaaagacattacgtagtttcccgaacgctgcccaaccgagttggattcggcggttgacctccttctcgaagttggactacttgtcctaggtagatgtacgagtcaacaacttcgagtaccgagttcccaacagagactgggatgggcacaacattggcatttgacataagtttcgtcttgtccatgttcattttcaagcccacccgttgtgaaactcggttgaggtcatcgagcatcatgctgagttcctccatcgactttgccatgactacgatatcgtcggcaaaccgaaggtgagtgatgtattcgccgttgatgttgatgccaagtccttgccattccaggagcttgaaggtgtcttccattacggcagtaaacagtttcggagagataacgtctccctgccttacgcagGTAAAATAAGTATTAGCATAAGGTTAAATGTCAATAGTTTTTCTTCGCACAACCAGGAATTGTCTGTCTATagagtacctatacatatattaactAATCTCAGTGACACTAATAAACGTGAAATATTGATACAAATTATCTGAGACTACATATTTCATTTAGACGTGAAAGATAAAATAACTGACATGTGTTTTATGAATTTCAGGATCTTGCCGAAATCGAGAAAGAAAAGGGTGACGAATACTACGAAACCATCTCGGTACAGTCAGACAATACTGGTGCTTCTCCCAAAACCATCAAGTCTTCAGACCAAATCACCAGAATATACGCATGCGCTACTATGTGGCACGAAACGAAAGACGAGATGATAGAGTTCTTGAAGTCGATCCTCAGGTTGGATGAAGATCAGTGCGCGCGGCGTGTCGCTCAGAAGTATCTTCGCGTAGTGGATCCTGATTACTATGAATTTGAAAGTGAGTTAACTTGTATGTTAACATAGCTAACTTGGCGAAAATTTACCAACTCTGCTGCAACGCCCTGCAAAGCCTAAAAAGCGATATCATATTAAAATAACTACTTATTTCTGATTTACAGCTCACATTTTCTTAGACGACGCTTTCGAAATTTCCGATCACAGCGATGACGACTCTCAAGTGAATCGATTCGTGAAACTTCTCATCGATACAATTGACGAAGCTGCTTCCGAAGTACATCAAACCAGCATTAGAATCCGGCCACCGAAGAAGTACCCGGCTCCGTACGGCGGGAGGTTGACGTGGGTGCTGCCAGGAAAGACAAAAATGATTTGCCATCTTAAGGACAAGGCAAAGATTCGTCACAGGAAACGTTGGTCTCAGGTACCCAAACTTAATATTGCTAGGTTAGTCACATGTCCGTGTAGGATCCGTGGCCATTTGTGCAACCATTATCATTAATTATATGCTCCTATAACTTCCTAAAAATCATGTcattaagatttatttttgttcCAAATTATCCCCTCGTGTAATAGACACTTAAACATTCTAACATACACTTGTTGTAGATACAAATATCCATATTATAATTTCCTTAGGTGATGTACATGTACTACCTTTTGGGTCACCGTCTAATGGAGTTGCCGATATCCGTGGACCGAAAGGACGTTATGGCTGAAAATACTTATCTTCTGACTTTGGACGGAGACATCGACTTCCAGCCTCATGCTGTCAGACTGCTTATCGATTTGATGAAGAAGAATAAGAATCTTGGAGCTGCTTGCGGACGTATTCATCCAGTTGGATCAGGTAACCAATTATGTCTGTTTGCCTTCTATTTCATTACCACATCTACATTCCAAGTGTGAATTCCGGAGAATTGAAATAAAATCCTAAAAATCTGTAGTCTGTAATAGATTGCGTGGTAGCGGCAAGATCGCCTTTTGGTTAGCTTTGTACCTAAATAATCTTAATTTCTCATCAAAGTTTCAGTTTAAGTTCGCCATGTTGTGTTAATTTTGGTAACCAAAGCAAAGAAGTAATAAATAActatcatatatattttgatgTTTGGTTTAGTCACTAAACccacatttaaatattttcaggCCCCATGGTGTGGTATCAGATGTTCGAGTACGCTATCGGCCATTGGCTGCAGAAGGCGACGGAGCACATGATCGGATGCGTACTCTGTAGCCCGGGCTGCTTCTCACTCTTCAGAGGGAAGGCGCTCATGGACGACAACGTTATGAAGAAATACACGCTACGATCAGATGAAGCTAGGCATTACGTACAATACGATCAAGgtaattttaatcaaacattACACAGGTGTAAATATAATGCCAAAAATTTGTTAAACGTTTAACTTGACCTATTCCTTCAATCGAATTCACTTGCGTTTCTTTTGCATTGCGTTTGCTTTGATGCTGACTGCGAACCTTTATACTATATCTTTAAAGAGGTACATGAAGAAGAACAGTCGATTTCTATATTTCGGCGATAGACTGACAAAAAATAGCCCGCAAATTTGTAATCATGTAAAAATTCAAAAAGTGTGATTTGGGTATATGATTCTGTATCACACAATGGCTGTAAATTTTGGAAGAGTACGTCCAAGATTTAGGAATATACTTCAACTTTTCTTCCATCACAGGAGAGGATCGTTGGCTATGCACCCTGCTGCTCCAGCGAGGATACCGTGTAGAATACTCCGCCGCGTCGGACGCGTACACGCATTGCCCCGAAGGTTTCAGCGAGTTCTACAACCAGCGTCGTCGCTGGGTGCCCTCCACTATTGCCAACATCATGGACCTGCTCGCTGACTATAAGCACACCATCAAGATCAACGACAACATTTCCACTCCGTATATCGCTTACCAGGTAACGAATTCAAACAAGTGCCTTATTTTTTCGCTTAGGTTATCGAGTGAACTCCTGAATACCTTAAAATGTGGCGAGCAGATTTCTACGAAACATACacaataaaaatacttacttacatgtATAACAGCTATTAGGATTTACTCAAGACTAATATAATTTTCAATTAATTTCAGATGATGTTGATGGGCGGTACGATCCTGGGTCCCGGCACTATATTCCTTATGTTGGTGGGTGCCTTCGTGGCTGCTTTCCGAATCGACAATTGGACCTCCttcgaatacaatttgtacCCGATATTGCTATTCATGTTTGTCTGCTTCACGATGAAATCCGAAATTCAGGTAAGATCAGCAAGTGCAATAGGACTTCACAATTGATATTAGATATCATGAGACCAATCGTGGACCAATCATACCATAACTACACTGCTAAAGTAGTTCGGTTAAAATGCCGTAGGTAGTTTGTAACTGTCGGTAATAAAGAAAGCCAGTCCATTCAACTGCATTACTCCAAACAATGCACTATAAAAATTATTGTAATAAACCAGAAAAGCAGTCTCAAAGAGCACATTGGCATAGAAGTTCAGCATCAGTCAGCTAAGTTCGATTTGTTCAGTGAATACAATATGTTCTGAGGAGTGTTTGAAATATTAATTTGTAACGTGTTCTTGTTACAGTTACTGGTTGCTCAAATTCTATCGACAGCGTACGCTATGATAATGATGGCTGTAATCGTCGGTACCGCGCTCCAGTTAGGCGAGGACGGCATAGGATCACCTTCGGCCATATTCTTGATAGCGTTGTCGAGTTCCTTCTTCATAGCGGCGTGCTTGCATCCACAAGAGTTTTGGTGTATCGTGCCCGGAATCATCTATTTACTTTCTATCCCATCTATGTACTTGCTTTTGATTTTGTAttcgattataaacttaaacgTCGTATCGTGGGGTACTCGAGAAGTGCAGACTAAGAAAACAAAGAAAGTAAGTTCTCGTTGGTTAACATAGTTGGTATCCAAGCAATTTAACTGTATAATAAAGTGGCTAATGCGATTATGGACTTTTTAGGAAATCGAGCAGGAGAAGAAAGAAGCCGAGGAAGCCAAGAAGAAAGTTAAACAGAGGTCCCTCTTAGGATTTTTACAAGGTGTAAATAGCAACGAAGAAGAGGGGTCTATTGAATTCTCTTTCGCTGGGCTTTTCAAGTGCTTACTTTGCACGCATCCTAAGGGCAACGAGGAGAAAATACAGCTGTTGCATATTGCTTCGACGCTCGAGAAGTTGGAGAAAAAATTGGAAACTGTAGAAAGGTGgagtacattttatttttataaaaattactgGACACTAGTTATTAAAAATTTTgtactaaaaagtaaaaatgaaaaatttcaGGGCAGTTGATCCGCATGGACTAAGTAGAGGACGTAAGCTATCGATCGGGCACAGAGGTAGTACGAATGGCGATCACGGATTAGATGCGTTAGCAGAAGACCCAGAGGACGACCACAACTCGGATTCCGATACCGACACTTTGTCTACTGTACCGAGGGTATAAACTTGCACTACTTTATTACAATATGGAATCTTCTTCATTTAACTCTGGTCATTTAACAGAACCAAATTGCCAATTTGTAGACTTTGACTGTCTATACGAAAAAGGTTTATCAACCCTTGAAATAAAAAGTAGAAACAAAAACGATGAAAATACTAAAGTAAAATCGTATTCCTAATTTGTATTATACGTTTAGGAACAACGAGATGACCTCATCAATCCTTATTGGATAGAAGACCAAGATTTGAAAAAGGGTGAAGTTGACTTTTTGAGTCAGGGAGAGCTGCAGTTCTGGAAGGATCTCATTGACAAATATCTCTACCCCATTGATGCTAATAAGGAAGAACAGGTAAAATATGTCATAAAGGtgacatttgtgtaaaaatacccatattattataaaaaaatatttcgaaaTCACATTGAAACAACCAATGTATTCTTCATGGGcataaataatgtaggtatctaTTGTAATACATTGGACAAATACCTACTTCTAACATTTGGAATTTTGAACCCGTATCTACGTTTATTTTAACTTCAAATTTCCCCAAAATTGTTTACAGAATGTCTCATACAAACCGAATTGTGTTTTTTTCACTATGACAAGACTtcgaaatatatttttcttcaatATGCTTCGAAATATACAAAAACTGTCATTGTTTTATAACGCAAATAAATAACATCCTGAAATACGAGAAACCACACGTTTATATGGGACAATCGGATACTCGGACAGATATAACTACCTTCTGAAGTCCTTTTTCAAATCTCCAATACTTTGAGATTCAGCTACAATAAATTTGGTACAATAATACGAACCTGATTCAAAAACATTTTTGATTCGTACTTTTTTGTATAGAACGTAAGACTAATCAGTTCCTTTACAGGTAAAAATGCTacgaatattatattttaatgttaatcTTCCCCTAATTCTAGGACCGTATATCCAGAGACCTTAAAGAATTGAGAGACTCGTCTGTGTTTTCATTCTTTATGGTCAATGCCCTCTTTGTCCTCATTGTGTTCTTATTGCAACTGAATAAGGACAACCTTCATTTCAAATGGCCGCTCGGAGTAAAAACTAACATTACGTATGATGAGGTTACGCAAGAGGTACAGTGACTTCCCTATCCAGCGCTCGGCCTTCAACGATGACTCGGGACTATGACGAACGAAGATTTCTCACAAACATTCTAAACAAAAATAAACCCCTGCTATTTACTTTAAGTCATTCCCAATCACCCTTGAAGGTTGACGCAATTTTTTACTAAATAACTGTTTTTTATGTACTTTTACAGGCTAGAATTGCTGCCGATTTGATAGAGCTACGTAATAAGTCAGTTTTTGCATTCGTTATGTTTAACGCGTTATTCATATTGATAGTGTTTCTGTTACAACTCAACAAAGATCAACTCCACGTGGATTGGCCTTTGGGAATTAAGACAAATATTACGTACATCGAGGAGACAGGCGAGGTATAGCCAGAATTATCGAAGATTGTGTCTCACGAGTCTAACGATCTTCTTCTAACCGGTCTGTCCTGGTTTGGCACACCAGCATGGAACCCCAACACACGGAGGACTAAACTTCTTCGGCGACACTCTAATGGGTTTACACGCCTTCTAATTAATATCCGAATCCCAATTATATTCCTGATCAACGCAAATCCCAGTAAAAAGATTAGGTTACAATTGATCAATATTTCTAATCCTTGTTATAACGGTAGCGTTTCACAAAGAAGTTATTCACGTTACCGTGATGGCACCCTAGATCCGTTGTTTGATAATTCCGTCGAACTTATTCCTGGTTAAAATGTCACTATCCACAACTATCCCTGCAATTTCACGTTATCCAAAGGAGGATCGATGTTGTCTGTGGTTATTAGGGTGGAGGTATCTTCTTATTAAACACGGGGACCGGGTCACTACTTCTCCTTGTACATACTTTACACCTCGGACAACGTGGTGATTTGTGTAACAGGATAATGTTTCTATCTAAATAGGTACAATGGAAAGGCAACTTAATACAGTTAACTCCTAAGTTATAAGTGTTACTTTAATATAACGAACTTTCCAACCTATACTCGTCAGGACAATGATCTATTTTTAGGACAGAAAAAGTGGACACCTTAACCCACGAAGTAAAATCGATTAATTAATCAAGTCCTTTTCGGGGccttaaatttataattaaattatatcgcTTGACTTTAATACTTTACTTGTCCTAAAAATAGGTTGGTTCTTACGAGACATTGtcattttatgtttaattttacaCATGATAACATAAATGACGTCAAAAACATATAACGAATGCATTTTTCTCACTGCacaccatggtataataatatactccgcctggtactctcttccgaccacgtgactgacagaagcctacgtcatcatgcgacagcgctatatgataatatgcgatagcgctatataaagtggcaatgttattgtgacgtaggcttgtgtcactctgggaagagaagaccatgttttattagaccatGCTGCACACGTATTAAACATTGTTTTTGGTGTTATTATAGTGATTCAAGTTTCCTATTAATTTGCACATGTCAGTAACAAAAGCCACGTCTTTCTCAATTTCAAACACATCTAATAAATGATGATTTAtgttttacttttaatattttttaatgacACGCCTTCGCAAAggtattaacaattaaagaacaTTTTCAGGTATTAATTTCAAAAGAATATTTGCAATTGGAACCTATCGGTCTGGTGTTCGTGTTCTTCTTCGCGTTGATTTTGTTCATCCAGTTCACTGCCATGTTGTTCCATCGATTTGGAACCCTTTCGCATATCTTGGCATCCACTGAACTGAATTGGTTCTGCGCGAAAAAGgtacgtaataataataatgtttgtgttttttatatcaatgtaaatttatttgtgtgtcgTTGGCGTACGTGTCGCCATCAACTTTTATATAGATTAATACAGGTCCCCACAGAAAACCAGCGTTACGGTTTGTGGGGATTATATTTTAGCGTCCCAATGTCTTTTACGTCTGCatgcttttctttttttttcatgtactatgttgtggcgttaaaataaatgtatttctttctttctttctttaatcGATTAATAATCGAGTACTTCCCATCAACAAGTAATTCTATTCACATACTTTTTGCTAGTCTTATCTCTTCATCACGTAATTCTTGAATAAGTATCATCCCTTTTATGTTCTAGGCGGAAGACTTATCTCAAGATGCATTACTGGATAAAAATGCAATTGCAATAGTAAAAGACTTGCAAAAGCTAAATGGATTGGATGACGACTACGACAACGACTCGGGCTCTGGACCACACAACGTGGGCAGAAGAAAGACCATCCATAACTTGGAGAAGGCGCGACAGAAGAAGAGGAATATTGGCACGCTTGATGTGGCTTTCAAGAAACGGTTCTTTAACATGAACGCTAATGATGGACCAGGTAAAACAATACTTAAATCCCTAATTCAAAAATCTCCAGGGTGCGTAGCTAACATGACAATCGATTGCGCTCCGTAGCGAAAGAAATGCAActatcactgtcgcactaatatggaagactGATAGAGAGAAGCAAAGAGTTTCGTTATCGtagcgcaaacgattgtcaccttggctaggcaccttGGTCTTCACGAGCAAGTCATGTCGTCAACGTCATTACGAATTGATATACGATAAAATAACTTAACACATTTCTTATTCACAACAGAAGTCAAAAACAGAGATTATTTCCCCGTTTTCTCCTCAACTTATACCCCTGTCTATCTGTCCGCGGTTGTCAATTCGGATCGATAAATAGCCTCGGATATAATAGTTTGTTTTGTGCTCTTGTTCTTCAACTAACTATTAATTTTCAGGGACGCCGGTACTCAACCGTAAGATGACCTTAAGAAGAGAGACACTGAAGGCTCTAGAAACGAGGAGGAATTCCGTGATGGCGGAGCGAAGAAAATCACAAATGCAAACTCTCGGAGCAAACAATGAATACGGAGTAACTGGaatggtaaaaatatttttaaaatctactttgatatacctactaattttattttgatggAAAACgtgaaaaaaatcaaaaaaaagttttattttttttataaatgtattgCTGATCAGGAATGA is drawn from Cydia fagiglandana chromosome 4, ilCydFagi1.1, whole genome shotgun sequence and contains these coding sequences:
- the LOC134663789 gene encoding chitin synthase chs-2 isoform X2 translates to MSDNDRKSYYEKDDQEEIYAPNNNNSLYSNGTLHYCSIYSQRTVHETKGWDSFREFPPKQDSGSMESQKCLEFTVRLLKILAYAVTFVVVLGSGVIAKGTVLFMTSQLKKDRRLAYCNRNLGRDKQFIVSLPDEERVAWMWALLAAFAIPEIGTVIRAVRICFFKSSKRPTSAQFIVVFVAESLHTIGLGLLFFKILPELDVVKGAMITNCLCIIPAILGLLSRNSRDSKRFMKVIVDMAAIVAQVTGFIVWPLLENKPVLWLIPIASLCISLGWWENYVTRQSPIGIIKSLGRLKEELNHSRYFTYRFMSIWKILLFLMCILFSIWMEGDDPAMFFQLFNAGFGPHNIVVEEIQIQTGGTTIPDLVNATLTGDSVEVAAVYKSAFYVLLIQMFAAYFCYIFGKFACKILIQGFSYAFPINLVIPLVVNFLIAACGIRNGDNCFFHGTIPDYLFFESPPVYTLSDFISRQMAWVWLLWLLSQTWITIHIWTPKAERLASTEKLFVLPMYNGLLIDQSMALNRKRDDHKDVKTEDLAEIEKEKGDEYYETISVQSDNTGASPKTIKSSDQITRIYACATMWHETKDEMIEFLKSILRLDEDQCARRVAQKYLRVVDPDYYEFETHIFLDDAFEISDHSDDDSQVNRFVKLLIDTIDEAASEVHQTSIRIRPPKKYPAPYGGRLTWVLPGKTKMICHLKDKAKIRHRKRWSQVMYMYYLLGHRLMELPISVDRKDVMAENTYLLTLDGDIDFQPHAVRLLIDLMKKNKNLGAACGRIHPVGSGPMVWYQMFEYAIGHWLQKATEHMIGCVLCSPGCFSLFRGKALMDDNVMKKYTLRSDEARHYVQYDQGEDRWLCTLLLQRGYRVEYSAASDAYTHCPEGFSEFYNQRRRWVPSTIANIMDLLADYKHTIKINDNISTPYIAYQMMLMGGTILGPGTIFLMLVGAFVAAFRIDNWTSFEYNLYPILLFMFVCFTMKSEIQLLVAQILSTAYAMIMMAVIVGTALQLGEDGIGSPSAIFLIALSSSFFIAACLHPQEFWCIVPGIIYLLSIPSMYLLLILYSIINLNVVSWGTREVQTKKTKKEIEQEKKEAEEAKKKVKQRSLLGFLQGVNSNEEEGSIEFSFAGLFKCLLCTHPKGNEEKIQLLHIASTLEKLEKKLETVERAVDPHGLSRGRKLSIGHRGSTNGDHGLDALAEDPEDDHNSDSDTDTLSTVPREQRDDLINPYWIEDQDLKKGEVDFLSQGELQFWKDLIDKYLYPIDANKEEQARIAADLIELRNKSVFAFVMFNALFILIVFLLQLNKDQLHVDWPLGIKTNITYIEETGEVLISKEYLQLEPIGLVFVFFFALILFIQFTAMLFHRFGTLSHILASTELNWFCAKKAEDLSQDALLDKNAIAIVKDLQKLNGLDDDYDNDSGSGPHNVGRRKTIHNLEKARQKKRNIGTLDVAFKKRFFNMNANDGPGTPVLNRKMTLRRETLKALETRRNSVMAERRKSQMQTLGANNEYGVTGMMNNNLVVPRHRTSTANISVKDVFAEPNGGQVNRGYETTLGDEDESNSMRLQPRQNQVSFQGRYQ
- the LOC134663789 gene encoding chitin synthase chs-2 isoform X1, which codes for MSDNDRKSYYEKDDQEEIYAPNNNNSLYSNGTLHYCSIYSQRTVHETKGWDSFREFPPKQDSGSMESQKCLEFTVRLLKILAYAVTFVVVLGSGVIAKGTVLFMTSQLKKDRRLAYCNRNLGRDKQFIVSLPDEERVAWMWALLAAFAIPEIGTVIRAVRICFFKSSKRPTSAQFIVVFVAESLHTIGLGLLFFKILPELDVVKGAMITNCLCIIPAILGLLSRNSRDSKRFMKVIVDMAAIVAQVTGFIVWPLLENKPVLWLIPIASLCISLGWWENYVTRQSPIGIIKSLGRLKEELNHSRYFTYRFMSIWKILLFLMCILFSIWMEGDDPAMFFQLFNAGFGPHNIVVEEIQIQTGGTTIPDLVNATLTGDSVEVAAVYKSAFYVLLIQMFAAYFCYIFGKFACKILIQGFSYAFPINLVIPLVVNFLIAACGIRNGDNCFFHGTIPDYLFFESPPVYTLSDFISRQMAWVWLLWLLSQTWITIHIWTPKAERLASTEKLFVLPMYNGLLIDQSMALNRKRDDHKDVKTEDLAEIEKEKGDEYYETISVQSDNTGASPKTIKSSDQITRIYACATMWHETKDEMIEFLKSILRLDEDQCARRVAQKYLRVVDPDYYEFETHIFLDDAFEISDHSDDDSQVNRFVKLLIDTIDEAASEVHQTSIRIRPPKKYPAPYGGRLTWVLPGKTKMICHLKDKAKIRHRKRWSQVMYMYYLLGHRLMELPISVDRKDVMAENTYLLTLDGDIDFQPHAVRLLIDLMKKNKNLGAACGRIHPVGSGPMVWYQMFEYAIGHWLQKATEHMIGCVLCSPGCFSLFRGKALMDDNVMKKYTLRSDEARHYVQYDQGEDRWLCTLLLQRGYRVEYSAASDAYTHCPEGFSEFYNQRRRWVPSTIANIMDLLADYKHTIKINDNISTPYIAYQMMLMGGTILGPGTIFLMLVGAFVAAFRIDNWTSFEYNLYPILLFMFVCFTMKSEIQLLVAQILSTAYAMIMMAVIVGTALQLGEDGIGSPSAIFLIALSSSFFIAACLHPQEFWCIVPGIIYLLSIPSMYLLLILYSIINLNVVSWGTREVQTKKTKKEIEQEKKEAEEAKKKVKQRSLLGFLQGVNSNEEEGSIEFSFAGLFKCLLCTHPKGNEEKIQLLHIASTLEKLEKKLETVERAVDPHGLSRGRKLSIGHRGSTNGDHGLDALAEDPEDDHNSDSDTDTLSTVPREQRDDLINPYWIEDQDLKKGEVDFLSQGELQFWKDLIDKYLYPIDANKEEQDRISRDLKELRDSSVFSFFMVNALFVLIVFLLQLNKDNLHFKWPLGVKTNITYDEVTQEVLISKEYLQLEPIGLVFVFFFALILFIQFTAMLFHRFGTLSHILASTELNWFCAKKAEDLSQDALLDKNAIAIVKDLQKLNGLDDDYDNDSGSGPHNVGRRKTIHNLEKARQKKRNIGTLDVAFKKRFFNMNANDGPGTPVLNRKMTLRRETLKALETRRNSVMAERRKSQMQTLGANNEYGVTGMMNNNLVVPRHRTSTANISVKDVFAEPNGGQVNRGYETTLGDEDESNSMRLQPRQNQVSFQGRYQ